Proteins from a genomic interval of Mesobacillus sp. S13:
- a CDS encoding thiolase family protein, which produces MREVVIVEAVRTPVGRRKGLLKDIRPDELAAQVLKEVVNRAGIDAGLVEDVILGCVTQSGEQAGDIARVAALTAGFPIEVPGTTIDRQCGSSQQAVHFAAQAILAGDMDVVIAGGVENMTRVPMGSNYQDANPFSPKLREQYEMIHQGLSAERIAEKYGFTRSELDEFSAESHRRALKAQAEGYFKKEIMPLEVTLENGETTLMTDDSGPREGTTPEVLAGLKTVFKEDGVIHAGNASQISDGAGVLLLMSREKAEELGLKPRFKVHTRVVVGSDPTLMLTGPIPATEKVLKKAGLKLEDIDVFEVNEAFAPVPMAWLKETGADPAKLNPNGGAIALGHPLGASGARLMISMMHELERTGGRYGLQTMCEGHGMANATIIERLD; this is translated from the coding sequence ATGCGTGAAGTTGTGATCGTCGAAGCTGTCAGGACACCTGTCGGCAGAAGAAAAGGGTTATTAAAGGATATCAGGCCGGATGAGCTGGCTGCCCAAGTACTTAAAGAAGTGGTGAACCGGGCTGGAATCGATGCTGGGCTTGTAGAAGATGTCATCTTGGGCTGTGTGACACAGTCAGGAGAACAAGCCGGCGATATTGCCAGGGTAGCCGCTTTAACTGCCGGTTTCCCGATTGAAGTACCAGGAACAACGATTGATCGTCAATGCGGATCCAGCCAGCAGGCAGTCCATTTTGCCGCCCAGGCAATCCTTGCGGGGGACATGGATGTAGTCATTGCCGGCGGAGTTGAAAATATGACCCGTGTTCCAATGGGTTCCAATTATCAGGATGCCAACCCATTCAGCCCTAAATTAAGGGAGCAGTATGAAATGATCCATCAGGGTCTATCAGCAGAACGAATTGCGGAGAAATACGGTTTTACCCGAAGTGAACTTGATGAGTTTTCTGCTGAAAGCCATCGCCGCGCCCTGAAGGCCCAGGCAGAAGGTTATTTCAAAAAAGAAATCATGCCGCTGGAGGTCACTCTTGAAAATGGTGAAACGACCTTGATGACCGATGATTCGGGCCCTCGTGAAGGGACGACACCTGAGGTACTGGCCGGATTGAAAACGGTCTTCAAAGAGGATGGAGTCATCCATGCCGGCAACGCGAGCCAAATCAGTGACGGTGCCGGAGTCCTGCTTTTGATGAGCCGTGAAAAAGCGGAGGAATTAGGCTTGAAACCGCGCTTCAAGGTTCACACCCGGGTTGTAGTGGGATCCGATCCGACTTTGATGCTGACAGGGCCAATCCCAGCAACGGAAAAAGTCCTCAAAAAAGCAGGCTTGAAGCTGGAGGATATCGATGTTTTCGAGGTGAACGAAGCATTCGCACCTGTACCGATGGCATGGCTGAAGGAAACGGGAGCCGATCCTGCGAAGCTAAATCCGAATGGCGGCGCAATCGCGCTTGGCCATCCTCTTGGAGCGAGCGGCGCACGTCTGATGATTTCGATGATGCACGAACTCGAGCGGACCGGCGGACGGTACGGCTTGCAGACAATGTGTGAAGGACATGGCATGGCGAACGCGACCATTATAGAGCGGTTAGACTAA